In Canis lupus familiaris isolate Mischka breed German Shepherd chromosome 5, alternate assembly UU_Cfam_GSD_1.0, whole genome shotgun sequence, a genomic segment contains:
- the KRBA2 gene encoding KRAB-A domain-containing protein 2 isoform X4, with amino-acid sequence MQNRALQWVARALRRRERWQSARAADCIRKAAELSWAGIRKINEGHSRSGTLKRGLTDSFLQFSMMPQKAGSNPSGISNASDMEVEIHNMREKFLISVTKLVESKSYNSKVFSKEKYFQTIKEVKEAKEKGKKSSRDYRRAAKYDVISVQGTERLIEATHGEHDRIRYYVHKEELFDILHDTHLSIGHGGRTRMLKELQGKYGNVTKEVIVLYLTLCKQCHQKNPAPKRGLAPKPMTFKDIDSRCQIEVLDMQSNADGHRWIPNLCHWV; translated from the exons ATGCAAAACAGAGCGCTCCAGTGGGTGGCTCGGGCTCTCCGGAGGAGGGAGAGGTGGCAGTCAGCTCGAGCCGCTGATTGCATCAGGAAGGCGGCTGAGTTGAGCTGGGCAGGGATTCGCAAGATCAATGAAGGACATTCCAGGTCTGGGACGCTGAAGCGAGGACTCACAG aCTCCTTCTTGCAGTTCTCCATGATGCCCCAGAAAGCTGGAAGTAACCCCTCTGGCATTTCCAATGCAAGTGATATGGAAGTGGAGATACATAACATGAGAGAGAAGTTTCTCATAAGTGTGACAAAGTTAGTAGAAAGCAAAAGTTACAACAGCAaggtattttccaaagaaaagtaCTTTCAAACAATAAAGGAAGTCAAAGAAgctaaggagaaggggaagaagtcATCACGTGACTACCGCCGTGCAGCAAAATACGACGTGATCTCTGTGCAAGGCACAGAGAGACTAATAGAAGCTACTCATGGAGAACATGATCGAATACGGTATTACGTGCATAAGGAAGAGTTGTTTGATATTCTCCATGATACGCATCTCAGTATTGGACATGGAGGGCGGACACGCATGCTCAAGGAGCTACAAGGAAAATACGGCAATGTCACCAAAGAAGTCATTGTCTTGTATCTGACACTGTGTAAACAATGTCACCAGAAGAACCCAGCACCTAAGAGAGGTCTTGCCCCCAAGCCCATGACTTTTAAGGACATTGACTCCAGATGCCAGATTGAAGTACTTGACATGCAGTCAAATGCTGATG GACACCGTTGGATACCAAATCTGTGTCACTGGGTTTAA
- the KRBA2 gene encoding KRAB-A domain-containing protein 2 isoform X2, with protein sequence MLDSYENVVPEDSFLQFSMMPQKAGSNPSGISNASDMEVEIHNMREKFLISVTKLVESKSYNSKVFSKEKYFQTIKEVKEAKEKGKKSSRDYRRAAKYDVISVQGTERLIEATHGEHDRIRYYVHKEELFDILHDTHLSIGHGGRTRMLKELQGKYGNVTKEVIVLYLTLCKQCHQKNPAPKRGLAPKPMTFKDIDSRCQIEVLDMQSNADGEFKFILYYQDHLTKFIILRPLKAKQAHEVVSVLLDIFTILGTPRMLESGSGVEFTNQVVNELNEVWPDLKIVCGKHHPGQGPGSLERASHDVKNMVNAWMQSNRSRRWAEGLRFMQMVKNQLFDVSLQQSPYEAMFGFKAKLGLYSSHLPRETVAVLQTEEELEIAEEQLESSLWIRQEERAEVGADRSDMDEDLDPTAPEAAEPSTSQGAPGLFCW encoded by the exons ATGTTAGACAGTTATGAGAACGTGGTCCCTGAGG aCTCCTTCTTGCAGTTCTCCATGATGCCCCAGAAAGCTGGAAGTAACCCCTCTGGCATTTCCAATGCAAGTGATATGGAAGTGGAGATACATAACATGAGAGAGAAGTTTCTCATAAGTGTGACAAAGTTAGTAGAAAGCAAAAGTTACAACAGCAaggtattttccaaagaaaagtaCTTTCAAACAATAAAGGAAGTCAAAGAAgctaaggagaaggggaagaagtcATCACGTGACTACCGCCGTGCAGCAAAATACGACGTGATCTCTGTGCAAGGCACAGAGAGACTAATAGAAGCTACTCATGGAGAACATGATCGAATACGGTATTACGTGCATAAGGAAGAGTTGTTTGATATTCTCCATGATACGCATCTCAGTATTGGACATGGAGGGCGGACACGCATGCTCAAGGAGCTACAAGGAAAATACGGCAATGTCACCAAAGAAGTCATTGTCTTGTATCTGACACTGTGTAAACAATGTCACCAGAAGAACCCAGCACCTAAGAGAGGTCTTGCCCCCAAGCCCATGACTTTTAAGGACATTGACTCCAGATGCCAGATTGAAGTACTTGACATGCAGTCAAATGCTGATGGTGAGttcaagtttattttatattaccaGGACCACTTGACCAAGTTTATTATTTTACGGCCACTAAAAGCGAAACAGGCCCATGAGGTGGTCAGTGTCCTATTGGATATCTTCACAATTCTTGGTACACCTAGGATGTTAGAATCTGGCAGTGGCGTAGAGTTCACAAACCAGGTTGTTAATGAGCTCAATGAGGTATGGCCGGACCTAAAGATTGTCTGTGGCAAGCACCACCCTGGCCAAGGCCCAGGCTCCCTGGAGCGAGCAAGCCATGATGTTAAGAACATGGTAAATGCCTGGATGCAGAGTAACCGCTCACGTCGCTGGGCCGAAGGCCTGAGATTCATGCAGATGGTGAAGAATCAGCTGTTTGACGTTTCCTTACAGCAGAGTCCATATGAAGCGATGTTTGGTTTTAAGGCCAAACTCGGGCTGTATTCTTCACACTTACCCCGGGAAACTGTGGCCGTTTTACAAACAGAGGAAGAGCTGGAAATTGCTGAAGAACAGCTAGAAAGTAGCCTTTGGATCAGGCAGGAAGAAAGGGCTGAGGTTGGGGCAGACCGATCTGATATGGATGAGGACCTCGATCCCACTGCTCCAGAAGCTGCAGAACCCAGCACCTCACAGGGGGCCCCGGGTCTCTTCTGCTGGTGA
- the KRBA2 gene encoding KRAB-A domain-containing protein 2 isoform X1, with product MQNRALQWVARALRRRERWQSARAADCIRKAAELSWAGIRKINEGHSRSGTLKRGLTDSFLQFSMMPQKAGSNPSGISNASDMEVEIHNMREKFLISVTKLVESKSYNSKVFSKEKYFQTIKEVKEAKEKGKKSSRDYRRAAKYDVISVQGTERLIEATHGEHDRIRYYVHKEELFDILHDTHLSIGHGGRTRMLKELQGKYGNVTKEVIVLYLTLCKQCHQKNPAPKRGLAPKPMTFKDIDSRCQIEVLDMQSNADGEFKFILYYQDHLTKFIILRPLKAKQAHEVVSVLLDIFTILGTPRMLESGSGVEFTNQVVNELNEVWPDLKIVCGKHHPGQGPGSLERASHDVKNMVNAWMQSNRSRRWAEGLRFMQMVKNQLFDVSLQQSPYEAMFGFKAKLGLYSSHLPRETVAVLQTEEELEIAEEQLESSLWIRQEERAEVGADRSDMDEDLDPTAPEAAEPSTSQGAPGLFCW from the exons ATGCAAAACAGAGCGCTCCAGTGGGTGGCTCGGGCTCTCCGGAGGAGGGAGAGGTGGCAGTCAGCTCGAGCCGCTGATTGCATCAGGAAGGCGGCTGAGTTGAGCTGGGCAGGGATTCGCAAGATCAATGAAGGACATTCCAGGTCTGGGACGCTGAAGCGAGGACTCACAG aCTCCTTCTTGCAGTTCTCCATGATGCCCCAGAAAGCTGGAAGTAACCCCTCTGGCATTTCCAATGCAAGTGATATGGAAGTGGAGATACATAACATGAGAGAGAAGTTTCTCATAAGTGTGACAAAGTTAGTAGAAAGCAAAAGTTACAACAGCAaggtattttccaaagaaaagtaCTTTCAAACAATAAAGGAAGTCAAAGAAgctaaggagaaggggaagaagtcATCACGTGACTACCGCCGTGCAGCAAAATACGACGTGATCTCTGTGCAAGGCACAGAGAGACTAATAGAAGCTACTCATGGAGAACATGATCGAATACGGTATTACGTGCATAAGGAAGAGTTGTTTGATATTCTCCATGATACGCATCTCAGTATTGGACATGGAGGGCGGACACGCATGCTCAAGGAGCTACAAGGAAAATACGGCAATGTCACCAAAGAAGTCATTGTCTTGTATCTGACACTGTGTAAACAATGTCACCAGAAGAACCCAGCACCTAAGAGAGGTCTTGCCCCCAAGCCCATGACTTTTAAGGACATTGACTCCAGATGCCAGATTGAAGTACTTGACATGCAGTCAAATGCTGATGGTGAGttcaagtttattttatattaccaGGACCACTTGACCAAGTTTATTATTTTACGGCCACTAAAAGCGAAACAGGCCCATGAGGTGGTCAGTGTCCTATTGGATATCTTCACAATTCTTGGTACACCTAGGATGTTAGAATCTGGCAGTGGCGTAGAGTTCACAAACCAGGTTGTTAATGAGCTCAATGAGGTATGGCCGGACCTAAAGATTGTCTGTGGCAAGCACCACCCTGGCCAAGGCCCAGGCTCCCTGGAGCGAGCAAGCCATGATGTTAAGAACATGGTAAATGCCTGGATGCAGAGTAACCGCTCACGTCGCTGGGCCGAAGGCCTGAGATTCATGCAGATGGTGAAGAATCAGCTGTTTGACGTTTCCTTACAGCAGAGTCCATATGAAGCGATGTTTGGTTTTAAGGCCAAACTCGGGCTGTATTCTTCACACTTACCCCGGGAAACTGTGGCCGTTTTACAAACAGAGGAAGAGCTGGAAATTGCTGAAGAACAGCTAGAAAGTAGCCTTTGGATCAGGCAGGAAGAAAGGGCTGAGGTTGGGGCAGACCGATCTGATATGGATGAGGACCTCGATCCCACTGCTCCAGAAGCTGCAGAACCCAGCACCTCACAGGGGGCCCCGGGTCTCTTCTGCTGGTGA
- the KRBA2 gene encoding KRAB-A domain-containing protein 2 isoform X3: MMPQKAGSNPSGISNASDMEVEIHNMREKFLISVTKLVESKSYNSKVFSKEKYFQTIKEVKEAKEKGKKSSRDYRRAAKYDVISVQGTERLIEATHGEHDRIRYYVHKEELFDILHDTHLSIGHGGRTRMLKELQGKYGNVTKEVIVLYLTLCKQCHQKNPAPKRGLAPKPMTFKDIDSRCQIEVLDMQSNADGEFKFILYYQDHLTKFIILRPLKAKQAHEVVSVLLDIFTILGTPRMLESGSGVEFTNQVVNELNEVWPDLKIVCGKHHPGQGPGSLERASHDVKNMVNAWMQSNRSRRWAEGLRFMQMVKNQLFDVSLQQSPYEAMFGFKAKLGLYSSHLPRETVAVLQTEEELEIAEEQLESSLWIRQEERAEVGADRSDMDEDLDPTAPEAAEPSTSQGAPGLFCW; the protein is encoded by the coding sequence ATGATGCCCCAGAAAGCTGGAAGTAACCCCTCTGGCATTTCCAATGCAAGTGATATGGAAGTGGAGATACATAACATGAGAGAGAAGTTTCTCATAAGTGTGACAAAGTTAGTAGAAAGCAAAAGTTACAACAGCAaggtattttccaaagaaaagtaCTTTCAAACAATAAAGGAAGTCAAAGAAgctaaggagaaggggaagaagtcATCACGTGACTACCGCCGTGCAGCAAAATACGACGTGATCTCTGTGCAAGGCACAGAGAGACTAATAGAAGCTACTCATGGAGAACATGATCGAATACGGTATTACGTGCATAAGGAAGAGTTGTTTGATATTCTCCATGATACGCATCTCAGTATTGGACATGGAGGGCGGACACGCATGCTCAAGGAGCTACAAGGAAAATACGGCAATGTCACCAAAGAAGTCATTGTCTTGTATCTGACACTGTGTAAACAATGTCACCAGAAGAACCCAGCACCTAAGAGAGGTCTTGCCCCCAAGCCCATGACTTTTAAGGACATTGACTCCAGATGCCAGATTGAAGTACTTGACATGCAGTCAAATGCTGATGGTGAGttcaagtttattttatattaccaGGACCACTTGACCAAGTTTATTATTTTACGGCCACTAAAAGCGAAACAGGCCCATGAGGTGGTCAGTGTCCTATTGGATATCTTCACAATTCTTGGTACACCTAGGATGTTAGAATCTGGCAGTGGCGTAGAGTTCACAAACCAGGTTGTTAATGAGCTCAATGAGGTATGGCCGGACCTAAAGATTGTCTGTGGCAAGCACCACCCTGGCCAAGGCCCAGGCTCCCTGGAGCGAGCAAGCCATGATGTTAAGAACATGGTAAATGCCTGGATGCAGAGTAACCGCTCACGTCGCTGGGCCGAAGGCCTGAGATTCATGCAGATGGTGAAGAATCAGCTGTTTGACGTTTCCTTACAGCAGAGTCCATATGAAGCGATGTTTGGTTTTAAGGCCAAACTCGGGCTGTATTCTTCACACTTACCCCGGGAAACTGTGGCCGTTTTACAAACAGAGGAAGAGCTGGAAATTGCTGAAGAACAGCTAGAAAGTAGCCTTTGGATCAGGCAGGAAGAAAGGGCTGAGGTTGGGGCAGACCGATCTGATATGGATGAGGACCTCGATCCCACTGCTCCAGAAGCTGCAGAACCCAGCACCTCACAGGGGGCCCCGGGTCTCTTCTGCTGGTGA
- the KRBA2 gene encoding KRAB-A domain-containing protein 2 isoform X5, with the protein MQNRALQWVARALRRRERWQSARAADCIRKAAELSWAGIRKINEGHSRSGTLKRGLTDSFLQFSMMPQKAGSNPSGISNASDMEVEIHNMREKFLISVTKLVESKSYNSKVFSKEKYFQTIKEVKEAKEKGKKSSRDYRRAAKYDVISVQGTERLIEATHGEHDRIRYYVHKEELFDILHDTHLSIGHGGRTRMLKELQGKYGNVTKEVIVLYLTLCKQCHQKNPAPKRGLAPKPMTFKDIDSRCQIEVLDMQSNADVHYLNLIMKK; encoded by the exons ATGCAAAACAGAGCGCTCCAGTGGGTGGCTCGGGCTCTCCGGAGGAGGGAGAGGTGGCAGTCAGCTCGAGCCGCTGATTGCATCAGGAAGGCGGCTGAGTTGAGCTGGGCAGGGATTCGCAAGATCAATGAAGGACATTCCAGGTCTGGGACGCTGAAGCGAGGACTCACAG aCTCCTTCTTGCAGTTCTCCATGATGCCCCAGAAAGCTGGAAGTAACCCCTCTGGCATTTCCAATGCAAGTGATATGGAAGTGGAGATACATAACATGAGAGAGAAGTTTCTCATAAGTGTGACAAAGTTAGTAGAAAGCAAAAGTTACAACAGCAaggtattttccaaagaaaagtaCTTTCAAACAATAAAGGAAGTCAAAGAAgctaaggagaaggggaagaagtcATCACGTGACTACCGCCGTGCAGCAAAATACGACGTGATCTCTGTGCAAGGCACAGAGAGACTAATAGAAGCTACTCATGGAGAACATGATCGAATACGGTATTACGTGCATAAGGAAGAGTTGTTTGATATTCTCCATGATACGCATCTCAGTATTGGACATGGAGGGCGGACACGCATGCTCAAGGAGCTACAAGGAAAATACGGCAATGTCACCAAAGAAGTCATTGTCTTGTATCTGACACTGTGTAAACAATGTCACCAGAAGAACCCAGCACCTAAGAGAGGTCTTGCCCCCAAGCCCATGACTTTTAAGGACATTGACTCCAGATGCCAGATTGAAGTACTTGACATGCAGTCAAATGCTGATG